The Nitrospinaceae bacterium genome includes a window with the following:
- a CDS encoding ribonuclease HII, translated as MYTLERRLQGEGCKRIAGVDEVGRGPLAGPVVAAAVVLDPDDPIEGLADSKKLSPKKRELLFSQIGKRALFVAVAGIGAREIERHNILQASLQAMARAVGRLGSPMDYLLIDGNKKIPVGVPQSAVVSGDATCASIAAASIIAKVIRDRLMERLDARFPLYGFARHKGYPTRDHLAAIREHGPCFLHRRTFRGVAG; from the coding sequence GTGTACACACTTGAGCGCCGTCTACAGGGCGAGGGATGCAAGCGCATCGCGGGGGTGGATGAGGTGGGACGTGGGCCGCTAGCCGGCCCCGTGGTCGCTGCGGCAGTGGTTCTTGATCCCGACGATCCAATAGAGGGGCTAGCCGACAGTAAAAAATTGTCTCCCAAAAAACGTGAATTGCTTTTTTCACAGATTGGCAAACGCGCCCTCTTTGTTGCCGTTGCGGGCATCGGCGCGCGCGAGATAGAGCGCCATAATATCCTTCAGGCCTCCCTCCAAGCCATGGCCCGGGCGGTTGGTCGTCTAGGCAGCCCGATGGACTATCTTCTTATCGACGGCAACAAGAAAATCCCCGTTGGCGTGCCGCAGTCGGCAGTTGTTTCGGGTGATGCGACTTGTGCATCTATTGCGGCGGCGAGCATTATCGCCAAAGTCATCAGGGATCGTCTTATGGAGCGGCTCGATGCGCGTTTTCCTCTTTACGGATTTGCCCGTCACAAGGGCTACCCGACACGGGATCATCTTGCGGCAATCAGGGAGCATGGGCCCTGTTT